GCGCTTGCCAATCTCTTTTAAGGCATTTATAACTTTTGGAGGTTGCTCTTTAAGTGGTTTCTGTTCGTCAAGCAGAACATCATTTTCGGGGATATCGACCTCATACAATTCCCCCGGGGTCTTTGCTTCGTTTTCTGTTTTTTCAATACCCTTCGAAGCAAAGTTTTCCTCCAGATAATCAGCCGCCTCATCAAGTCGTACATCGTTCCATTTGGACGCAGCTTGTTTTAGGCTGAGTATGGTCGCGGCGACGTTGCCATTTTCGTTGCTCAGGTAATTCAATGCTCTTTCCAAAACATCAGACGCTCTGTTTCCTTCGGCATCTCGCCATTCGCCCCGCACTGCTTTGTACCCAAGATAAATACTTTCTTTTACTTCCCCTGCTAATCTGCGGCGGTATTCTTCTGATACCTTCTTGTCCTGTGCGAAGTACAGCCCCCATCCATGCGCCTGTGCTCCTTCGCCTGTGCCGATCGCGCCCAAGTCGAAGGTATCAAAGGTATGCGGCGTGCCGTGATACGCGGTCTGATAATATGTAGGCATTCCCTTTTTTCGCTTGCGTAAATCGTTTTCATTTGGTATATTAGTAGTAGATAAACTACTGATTTTGTTGAGGACGTAGGGCGGTTTGAGCCTTGCCTCCCTTAACCAATCAGTAGTTTTTTTCTTGTTTATATACCGAATTTTATTGGTATTAAGGAAATTGTCTATAAACCATTTGTAATCTGTTTGTTTAACTGCATTGGCTGTGCCGTAAGCACTGTCTTTCCCATAGGATGATAAAATAAAGTTTGCGTTATTGCCTGTGCTGTCTCTTTTTTCTAATAAAAAAGTCACAATACTGACATCGTTTTTGTCGCCCAAATCCAACGCTACTAAAATATTCCCGTTAGATTCAGCAACAAATAGAGGATCAGTAAGAGCCCTCGGGATTTTTTTTAGCTCTTCCTTTCCTATACTGTCTTTGTGTTTCACAAGAATATGCTCAAAAGTTTTATTCTTTATTTTTATCGGTAAGTGTGCAACGCCTGCTATTTCCAAAGCTAACGGAGTATGCATCACATAGCTTTCTCCACGCTTCGGAAGTTTTGTCCAAGTATCTACCGTTTTTGCAAAATCAGCTTCATCTTTCTTCAATTTTGCTTCAGCAATATCTTGTCCATACGCGCCTTCTTCCACTTCCGTCGCATCTGCCACGATAGAGGTACGTTCACGCATATAATCCTCGGCTGTATACGGTTTGCCTGTTATCTTGCTGATATTGTCTGCCATACGGTCTGCATATCTGGCGAACAGGATGGCATTCATTCTGCCTGCCTTCTGTACATCTGCATTGCCGCGTTCAAACTGCTTGCGTGCCGCTTGATATACCTTGTAGCCGCTCGGTGTAAGACCGCGCACTACTGCCATCTCGCTCGCTGTGAGGTTTTCTACCTTGCCTTTGATATCATTGAGAATATCAAGATTCGCAAAGTCCTGATCGAGTGCATCGAAGTCCTCCTGCATCTCGTCTGTTGCTTCAAAGGTATATTCGGGCATCTGGTAGCGTTCGCCGCCGCCCTTGTATATCTCGCGTGCCATCTCCCACAGCTCGGCTTTGTTCGGCTTACGTTTATGCTGTTTATAAAAGTCGCTATACCACTCGTCATTATCGCTCATGCGTTTTGCAGGATGGCCTATCTCGTCAGAGTAGTACATATGTATGCCTCTGCTCATGCCTTCTTCCAGTTTCTTCACGATATTGCCGAGGCGCGCATTGATAGCTGTTTCTGTATCGTGCTTCATCTGTTTCCATGCCTGCATCGGATTGGACGGATTCGACAGGATGATAGCCGCGCCCATGTCCTGCTCTATGCCTGCTTCGGGGAAATTTGCCGTGATAATACCGTCTATCAGCTCTGCCTGCTTTTCTTCCTGCTCGATGCTGATGCTTTTTGCCATCTCCTCAGCAACAGCCATATAGTATTTCTTACGTGCCGCGCTGTGTCCCTTTTCATCAAAAGAGATGTACCGATCGAACTTATCATTGTTCATTACCGTCTGCGCGTAGATTTCCGTAGGCACGATGAGATCAGCCTTATTTTCGATGATGGCGTTGACTTCTTCTTGCTCAAGTCCCATTTCCTCAACAAGCTGATTGAACACTACCGCGCCTTCTTCGTCCTGCAGGGCAAGTTCCGTGTCGACGCGTACTTCCTTAAACTCCGTGTTCTCAACTGCACCTTTGACAGCCGCTTGATAGATCTCTGGATTTTTCTTGAACAACTTCGATTCTGCCATATTCGCCTGCAGATTCTTTATCATGGCAAGACCGTTCGCACGCTTCATCTCTGCAAAGAAGATATCATTTTGCTCTTTCTGCAGACGGGCAAAGTCGCTCACGCTTTTGAAATTCGACACCGTACCACCGATAACGCCAAGACCGATGATACCGGGAAGAGCTTCTGCCGACGCTTCCAGCGCACCTTTGGCAAACTCTGTACCTGTATACTTACGGTATGCCGCCTGTGGTGCATACGTTACGATGGCATTATGTACCGCCTTATCGCTTGCATCCTGCACCGCTTCTTCTGCCGCTTCGGTCGCTCCTGCTTTTGCCGCCTGCAATACGCGCTCTCTGATGAATTGGGACATACCTGCTTTCAACATTGCTTGATCGCCCGATGCCTTTGCCACGATTTCCATGATATCACGCTTGTAATTTGCACCGAGGAGATTCATGATCTGACCGTAATTCCAGAACTCCACGCCTGTTTCCATACCTGCCGCGATCGCCGCGAACGCACGTGCTTCATTCGGCGTCAAAAGGGTTTTGCCGTCTTTTGACTTCATCTCGCTGTACTCGGCATAATGTCTGCCTGCGCTGTTCATGAACATATCCTCTGCCATACCGTATCTGAATCCGATACCTGCCGTTGTGATAGCCGCACCCATAGCAGGAGCAGCAAGTGTACCACCCGACATGACTGATACACCTACCCCTGTCGCAAGAGCCGTAGCCGCAAGGTTTGATCCTCTCTGTATCCCCTTGTTCATGTGGTAGAGATTAGCACCCGTACCGCCCGCGATTGCTACCCAAGGATCGTCAAGGAGATTCGGCATAGACTTCTGCTCGGGGATAGACTTCTTGATAGATGCGATCTCTTTTTTCATCTCATCTGTCAGCTCACCGCCTGCAAAACCAAACACGCCAAGCTCACCGATGCGGTAATTCGCCTTGTCCATCGCATACCCAAGGCTAAACGCCTCTGTTGCCGACTTTGCTTTCGTCAAGTCCTCGATATTGTGCATGGCGATAGCAACATCGGTATCGCTCATATTCGGATTCTCAACGACTTCTTTCAGCCCGGGGAACTTCGCATACACAGCATCCATATCGTCCCAATCGTTGATACCCTCGGGCGCAAGTGCCATACGCTTCTTCGTATACTCCTGCACACTTCTGCCCTTCGCCATGTTCTCGTCACTGTACAACAGTGCATTGACAGGGATACCTGTTTCAATACTGATGACCTGTGCCTCACGCTTCTTTTCTTCATCCGTCGCCAAATATTTTCTATACGCATTACTGCCTTTCAGATAAGCGGCTGTATCCGATGCAGTTTCAACGATCGTAGACACCGCGCCTGTAAATGGTGCCACAGCACTTACAACATTCTCCGATACATCCGCACTTACCACACCTGTCATCGCACCGCCCGCCAAGTCAAGCATAGACAGATTGTCTGTGCTGTACTCATACTTCGGTTTCACAGGAGCAGGAGAGGATTGCTGTGCCTTGCGAATGCGTTCTGCACGCTGTTCGTCAACGAGCTTCAATCGCCGTTGCCACCGCTCAATATCGTTTGCCATTTACTCGTCCTCCTCGCCGTATCTGTCTGCCTGTTTGTAGAAGTCATCTTCATCCATTATCGCTGTTCTGCCATTCGGGTAAGTTACCGTAACAGTGCCGTCGCCGTTTTCTCTCGCGTTCGATATGCCCATCGCACGCATCGCCGCATTGCTGAGTCCCATCTGCTCATAATCAGCAAGATCGGAATTGCTTGCCCACCAACTATTCTGCGGTTTAACTGCCGCCTTGGTAAGTGCATCATATATCTGACTATAGCTCGGTGTTCCTCCGTTTTTCTCAACATAGTCCTGTATGAAATCCTGTGCCGCAGCCTTCGCACCGAGCCATAGACCGTTGTTATTGCCGTAATCACGCTGGAAATCTGCCTTCAGAGAGACCCAATCATATGTATCTTTCTGCATCTTGCGGTAATATCCCACGAGAGACCGTCTGTCGGCAGGAGATACCCCTTCCGCATCCAGTGCATCGGTAAGCATATCTTCACTAAGAAATCTCCCCATATCAATAGCATCTTTGAGCATTGCCATACCGTCCCTCGACACTTTGCCATAGCCGCCACTACCGCCACTGCCGCCCGTACCGCCCGATCCGCCGATATATCCTGCCATTCTTCTTTTTACTTGGCGATATACTTCAGGATCGTCGGCGTATCTTCTCGCAACCGCTTCAAACTGCCCCCGATCGGTAACACCCGACTGATGCAACTCCCACATCGCATCATCTGCGCTATCTACGCGCTGTCGGATACGCTCGTTCTCAATAGCTTTTTTTTGATTGCAGATGGCGATTACCCCGTTTCTTTGCTCCTGTTTTTCTTTGGCGGTAAGCGGTATCTTTTTTTTCGTTACACCGAGCGTACCATATCCGATTATCTTGCCTGCAAACGTGCTCATAGGCACAGAGCCGACACCCTTTGACGAGCCCGCCTGCGTGATATTGCCGTTTTCATCTACCATACCTACGTGCGTAACGTTTTTGTATGCCGTCTTATTTTTCGGATCGGTATTTACGATAAATACAAGGTCGCCTGCTTGTGGCTTGTACGAGCCATCGTTTGCACGGAATCTGCCGTTTTCTTCCGCCCACTTGCACTGTGCATCTGCTACTCGTGGTATCTCTACGCCCATATGATGAGCAAGCTGTTGCGTATATGCAGAACAGTCGATACCGTTT
The nucleotide sequence above comes from Selenomonadales bacterium. Encoded proteins:
- a CDS encoding C40 family peptidase; translated protein: MKAIGYQSNVGLKVGSTPARQSTGPAIAYGDGSGYDAMARGFGTVLSLVEKEREEDMVADVTAAKNEYDRRISDLLYNEENGLMHKKLANARGIGKTFEEEEQKIRADILPMLPKYEKAHIAFANLADKDSQRNFNTVRNYSLEQKKAYRDVNLTNSINFKMENAQHYYKDPSAVKEQLDAIYTDIRANCENEYGAEWCKSKFDETEAKVVASVVETAYSNGDNDAVRSLINVFGDRVPPSTLNRWRKGLVESDKDEAMLTAEEQIAKEANYDITKIDAILANHDTIEIEEGGNYYKAKEYKDSMQGVRYKWGGNDENGIDCSAYTQQLAHHMGVEIPRVADAQCKWAEENGRFRANDGSYKPQAGDLVFIVNTDPKNKTAYKNVTHVGMVDENGNITQAGSSKGVGSVPMSTFAGKIIGYGTLGVTKKKIPLTAKEKQEQRNGVIAICNQKKAIENERIRQRVDSADDAMWELHQSGVTDRGQFEAVARRYADDPEVYRQVKRRMAGYIGGSGGTGGSGGSGGYGKVSRDGMAMLKDAIDMGRFLSEDMLTDALDAEGVSPADRRSLVGYYRKMQKDTYDWVSLKADFQRDYGNNNGLWLGAKAAAQDFIQDYVEKNGGTPSYSQIYDALTKAAVKPQNSWWASNSDLADYEQMGLSNAAMRAMGISNARENGDGTVTVTYPNGRTAIMDEDDFYKQADRYGEEDE